CTTATTCAAGTAGGATTGAGCAGTTTTGTGTGAGGAAGGGAATcctattaaaaaatgaaaaaaaatctgtcacagCCACCCGCTGAGGCGACAAAGGAGGAACCGAAAGCAGCTTTTTGTGGAGTACGTAAATAATGTCCACTGTGACATGGACAGTGTTAACACAGGGACCTGAAACAAGGATGCAGAACTAGTATACTGACTGCTCTGCActgtttctttaacagaagTGTACTATAAGAAACATGCTACAATCACATGAACTTTTGTGCTAAAGTTACAGCAGTAATTGTACACACAGTAACTACTGGACGCTGCAGGCTGGAGCTAAATGACTGAACTATCTCAGCAGGTGGTGCTGAGGTACCTCGTGCTTTGGTCTGGACTCTTGCTCTCTTTTTGGGATTGAGGCAGTGCAGCTCTGTGGGTTTTCACAGCACTTCATCATTGACATGCAAATACAAAACACAGCACTCAATGTCAGGCAAGGTTACAGCTGCTACGCACCGACTGGAGTCCTCATACCGACCTCCATTGGAGTCCTGTCCCTGCAGACCCTCAGCATTCATGACATGGACCTGAGTGACCAGCTGAGGGTAGCCACACATCCCCGTCCAACATGTCTGAGGAGGCTCATCCAGGGTCAGCTCTCTGAGGAAGACAGAGAGCACAGGTATATGGTACACGGATACATTGGCACAGACGTTGGTGTGTGAGATGCGTCCTGGACGCTCCcaatgctgcagcagcagtttgaaacagaggaaaatgcaaacttttttctgctgcttttttgtgCCAAAACCAAGCAACAGGGAATAATAGGTGAAAAATGATCGACCGTGTATTACTGTTCCCCCTGTGCTGATGTATAAACACAGTGGGAAGCAGTCCTTCTCTTAAGCTAACATGAACGACTTCCTTGGCAGAATTTCTGTAGTGGTTTCATTATCGGCTGTAAAAAACTAAACCTGGAGTGCAAATACAGGATTGAAGAGAGGAAAAgattttacattaaattaaatgtaattaaaaatgtacTCTCACAGCTGCACTCCAACCTTCCCGTAACCAAAAGATGGACAATCAGTTAAGGAAATGGATCGATGGCTTTCATTAAAACTCAACTGTACAAACTTCAACATCAGTATTTTTAAtcgagtcttttttttaaaaaataaattaattaaatcttTTTTCCTAATTTTATACAGTGCTGTAATatgacaataacaaaaaaaaatctttacaaatATATCAATTCAGTAATCACATTTGCATGATATGTGGACAGAAAAATGATCCAGTGCCAGAGCAATCTGCAGCTTTTTAGAAGTGATGATCAATTCTAATTTTTtgcacagagagacaagaaTGTGTCAGCAAAGAGAAAACTGCACTCAGTCCTGTTAAAGCTCTACAAGCACCTATGAAAGCAGCAAGCTAATTCCTCTGATACACAATCTGTGATCTCCGTCTCTGATCCAGAGTCGCGCAACCAAGCAGCCAGGAGTTCACAGAAGCAGAGATGAACAGGCTTGTGGGACATTTAAACTCGCACTCCGTCCTACAGCTGAGTCACTGTCAGCACAGCAtttttctgtgaaatgctcTTTTGGCTGTTTCTCACAGACTTTGCCATGAAAGCCTGAAAAATGGACATTTGGGTTGCGTGCAGGAGAGCATACACTATGGAGGACACCAGGTTCAGAAGGCCTAAGATATAACTGGAAAGCTGAACCGCatccaacagcagcagagggGGGCAAACACAATGTGAACGAagcacagtaccagtcaaacgtttggccacacttacccattcatatcaATGGGTAAGTGTGCCTTAAGAAGAGAGTAAGGCCGCcacaaaaatagctgaaaaTAAACAAGGCAAAACAACAAGAACCAAGAACAAGATGAGCCAGCGAGCAGTAAAGCTCACAATAAGCAAAACAAGAGTACTAAAAGAAAGATCTTTGTCCCCCTTATTAGGCCTGGGATTCATCCAGAGATGTAGGCAGATGAACAGTTTAGATGATTAGATGATTATTttttagaaaacacaaaagTAATGCAGCCAGTACTGTAACAGATTacttttttgaaagaaaagagtAATATACATTACTGTTTTTCCATATCAATCCTAATACTGACAGGAAGTACATGTTAAATCTTGAGGTAAGTGAAATCTACCTGTATATtattatgaaaaataaagtaatttgtgtaataaaaagcaacatttttatcTAATGTGTCCTGCGTTAGCCTCTGCTGAGATTTTAAGAATGTAATCTCTCCGGGTGTAGTTCTTTATGTTCAGATGTAAGATTGTCACATATTTACTTGCAGTCTGAAGGCACATCAGTGAAGACACGGAGCAAGAAGTCGCCCTGCTGCCCGGGGTCAAAGGTTGTGGGAATGATGACATAGCGGCCCTCCTTCAGCTCCTTCCTGAGGAAGACGCAGCGCGAGTTGATGTAGATGGAACCTGCTACTTTCTGCTGGGCTGTGTGCATACGGTACTTGCGATTTAGCTccacctgcaggaggaaaaGGTTGAAATCTGTCACAGTTTTACTTCCCGTTCACTCTTTGTGGAGATTTCCTggttatctgtgtgtgtttctaccCTGTGGATATCGAAGCCTATAGCAAGGTTTTCTGATTTGCCCTCTTTTGGTGTGGCTCTCTTCTCCTTTTGCTGTAAGCAGATCAGCACCTCATCCTCCACCTTCTTCACATCAAacacatactgggaggagaaaaagaggagacCACATCACACTCCAGCATTGATCACACACATCTTAATAACAAAACTATAACATGTACCGACCTGAGGGTTCTGCAGGAACGTGGCTTTATGATTGATGCAGCCTCCGGATCGGTTGCGTAGGGGATCCTGCCGGTGGATCCAGGATCCCctcatcacctcctcctcccacgTCTTGTGGATGCTCAGGTAGGAGGTGTTGATGAGGCGGCACAGGATCAGGTCAGTGAAGTACTGGCAGAAGTCATCGAACGTCATCCTGCAGGATGGCAGGAAAAGGGGAGAGAAGAGACCAGAGAAAGTGGATACCAACTAGAAGGAAAAGCTtgaaagaagaagaactttACAGGTACAAaagcagaggaaacaaaaccagGAGCAAAGCAAATGGTTAGTATGCATGGTGCTGATATGAAATGAGATTTAAATTTGACTGCCATTTGAAGACTGGCCTCtttcttcactggcttcctcTGAAATAATCGGACACAAAGTcacaaattaaacttttttggGAGGTAGTGCTTAGCCAGGTTAGCTTACAGTCTTTATGCTTGGCTACACTACCCACCTATAGGTGGGATGCAGGGATTAAGTTGCTATAATCAACTGTAAAGAGTAGATATGCCTTAGTTTCAGCGTCAGAGCTATTCAAATGCTGTGTACTGAGTTGCTGCACAATAAGAAtgcatttaaaggcctttttcATGCCTCCATCTCCCTCTCATCACTCCGGGGTTGATGCCAAAGAAAAGGACAGCACAGAAATGTCTGTGTTCTTtgaccatgtttaatatgagcatctacCTCTGTAACAATAGACACAAAAGCCCCCCCCGATTTAGCTTTGAATCAAAACATCAGAAATCTCAACAGGAAGCTGAATAAgctcaaaatgtcaaactattccTGTGGCACGATCAGCCCAAACCTCAGTGTCACTTCACTTTCCCAGACAATCAGGGCAACGTGAATCAGTCAGACAACAAATGTAaccttcacatttttttttttaaaaaagtaacaaaaagacTGTCGGTGCATTTTTTAATCTCACCAGAACTCGCCGTCGTCCTGCACGGTGACGCCcagcttctctctctcactcttgcTCACCTTGTTCCACTCCTCCGAACTGCAGGcaacaaaaaccaaagagcAATCAGGCTTTTATGTGAAGTATATCTGATCAGATTTTAGCGAAAGGCCTCCCTGTTTTATGATCTGAACCTGTCTGGACTTTCCCGAGGTGCCATCTATTGTTAAAGCTTTATCTGTTGTTTTTGCACCAGTGCAGAAACACATTCATGTATCACGCTCACAACTCCAAGGACTGAACTCAGATTCATGTAGAGGGGGGGTTCCTTGAGCATTTTCTTTTTGAGCTCATCATTTGTGACAGCTAATTTTCTCCTGCTCGTCATCAATTTATTTCCACTGTGATAGCAAAACACATAACAGGAGCCTTCACAACCTCCTGCTGGTTAAACGGGACTAACGTAACACTTTTAAGCCTCTAAAGTCTAACTATAAACAGGCCAGTGGGTGAGCAAAAATCAAGGCAACTTAGATTCAAAAATAATATCTGAACATCAAATttttgggcagcacggtggtgcagtggttagcataacatctggaaggtctggatttgattccaccttggccccggccctctctctgtgtggagattgcatgttctccccgtgcttgcgcgggtactccggtttcctcccacagtccaaagacatggacttactggggttaggttaattggctacactaaattgcccataggtgtgagtgagagaatgtgtgtgtgaaaggttgtttgtctctctgtgttggccctgcaacaggctggcgacctgttcagggtgtaccctgcctcttgccctatgatagctgggataggctccagcccccccgtgaccctgaacaggatgagcggaagtgaatggatggacggacatcTAATTTTCTAGAAATTCTTTTTCGAGTAACCTTTCTCCAACATTGTTTTGCTGTTCATTTAGAGCCGACTGATTCCTGTATATACATCTACAGATCACCACTATCACCAGGGACCAGCgtcaaaaatatgtggaacaatcgggaagaagaaagaaattatAATATACAAAGAACTTTGTAATAGAGTTAaactgagtgttaaaaacaatgaaaactgtcCACTGCAGATGTTGCCTGTGCTTCTTAAGGACGCTTTATTGATCTTTCCTTTCCTGCTTAAGCCACTGTTCGACCTACATAAAGCATCAGTACAGTCGGGCTGCATCTTGTTGAGTTGGTTGAATTCCTGCAATCTTTCTCTCTCCGTAGCCAAAGAGGTACAAAAACAGACGCCATATCTAGTCCATAAATCCTGCACGTCTTTAACTGTAGGGAAaaccctgctctgtgctgcttcTAATGCCTCTTCTTcacttaaaaataatttaaaatgccattttggtcttttttttttaacactttctgcacattttaaagcattagattttaaaattaaaaccattCAGTGCACAAATCCATCATTGTTATTTTTTGCCATATTTTAGGAGCCATGTATgactcatatttttaaaaaataacctTAAGTTACCCTCAGAGTATTAAAAAGAAACTCTAAGCATACTAGGAAACACCTTCAAGAAACACAGGATTAGCAGATTTAAtcgataaaacatttttaatttaaggtCCATACATTCATAATAATAAAGTAATATAATCTCTCTGCCAGCTATGAAAATGTTGGCACCTCAAATATGGGAAAGAGGTTGTTTTAAACTGggcaaaatatgtttaaatgaacagaaaataaatattattgaaAGATTTTCAGCTGTGACTCTTAATAACCACCacagttccatccatccatccatccatccatccatgcatccatccagtTCGGGGTTgtggggggtgctggagcctatcgtAGCTGCCagggggcgagaggcagggtacaccctggacaggttatTTCTGAGTAACTGTATCGAGTTCAGACGTAGGAATCGTGTGTGGATCTCTCCCTCGTGGGTTCTATTTAAAGTATCAGTCGTGGTATTTATTACTGTGAATCATACCTGCACATCAAGGTCCCCTCTGTATTCAGAGCTCAGGGGAAACACAGGTGTTTTACTGGATGCATTAGCTCTGTGTTTATGTCTCTGTTTATGATTCGCTGACAAACGTCCAACGGTCTGTCAGCCTCCATTTACAGTAACAGGTTTTATCAAACCATGAATAAATTATTCAGCGACAGTGAGTGAATGATGAGGGATGACTCACGTCTCTTTAATAacatctgtctctctttcagCCTTATCAATAATTCAGACTCTGTTATTATCCGGCTTTACTGGCTCCCTGTTTATTTCACCGAATCTGCCCGATCACAACTGAACGACAGAGATGTCGAGGGAGCAGCTTTATTTCAGTTTCATCCATTCCTGTAAGAAGGACAGTTTAGAATAGATGGAGGAGTAAAGCAGAAACATAAAACTTGGCTGAAACATTGTTCTTGAGGATGTCTGAGCTGCTCTAATAAGTGCTCTCTACAAACAAGGGGCGCTCCAGCTGGGCTGAATTTAGCCGTTCTTCTCTGTGGCCCATTAGCTTGATTGCATTTCCATTTTTCATTGTCTACATGACATTTCCCATTGTCCTCCTCCTTTGTCTGCATCCTGGACTTACATATGGATTACTTTCTGTTCGGTTGTTTGGCAATTACTCACTCATCATGTGACATTTCTTGGAAACCTTGTGAGTCAAATTTTAGGGGGACCAGCACACTTTGACATTTTCAATTTGTGTAATTGGTTAAATTGGTCACGACAAGGTCACGTGTTCCATTACGGGCAAAATTTTGTTTTGGGAATGCTTCACATCTAACTCCCAGTGGTAAGATGTCTCCTACTAGAAATGATAGATGAAAACAGCTCAGTTACCTTTTATGAGACAGAATTTGAGACTGAGGAGCTTCAGTAGCTTATCTTCCTGcctgtaggtggcagtgttgAGATTACCTGTCACTCCAAGGGCCACTCCACTCCTTCTCTCCCCAGGGGTTCCTCATGCGGATCATGTGCAGCTTCTCCGACTTGAAGAATGCCAGCAGTCCGTGACCTAGCCGCACTTTCCGTACGTCTGTCACAGCGTAGGCGTGGCCTTTGACCAATCCGCAGTCCAGCCGTGCCTCCATGTCCTCTATCGTGGTTGCCtggaaagcaggaaaaaaaggatGGTAACAAATGAAATCAACATAAAAGTgccaaaaagaaagtttttttttttagtggccaCTTGAGCCTGGCCCCAAAAGCGAGTCAATCCGCACAGACCCCCAATGTTAAAATGCTATTTAAAAGCTTATTTGTCAGTGATGAGAGGGAAACAGAGAGGCTGGAGCCAATCAGTGTTCACTAGACCTCATCCACTACTTTAAGAATTTAAAATGGACCTCTTCAAtacgtgtttgtgctgttggcagAATTACGTAGTATTATGGCCTCCTGTATAGAACAGACCATCCCAGAGGTTTgttcttcagttttggtgaaatTCGAGTATTTCTTTGGTCTGTTACTTAGAACTAAATAGCAGATCATaggcaggctgacagatgaggtcaggcaggcgTTTCTGTGGACTGTGATGCTCGCAGATGATATTGTGATTTGTAAAGAGATTAGGGAGCAGATGGGAGAGAACCTGGAgaagtggaggtatgctctgaaaagaagaggaatgaaagtcggTAGAAGCAAGACacagtacgtgtgtgtgtgtgaatgagagggagacaggtggaaagatGAAGAACAGCGGTAGTGAAGGTGTGTGCGTTTTAACAGCTGAGGTCAACTGACCAAAGCAAACAGACGGTGCAGAAGAAAGGAGATGAAGAGAGTAGAGGCAGGGTGGAGCAGTTGGAGATGAGTATCagagtgatttgtgacagaaggatagcaacaagagtgaaagggaaggtttatacAATGGTGGTGAGACTCAGCTCGTAGATCCATAGCTGGATTTCACCAACCAGTAGATGACAACAGagtggctacatccatgttttatgtcatctgtttgtttttttttattaaaataaaatgaagcagaGACTTGATTAAGATTTATTTTACCCATTTTACCCACTcaaattagtttgtttttctattttccaGTTTTGCAAATTGCTGCAGTgaatctttgttgttttttcctccaaaatattttaaagtgctCAAAGGGAATGTAAAGTGCCCTGAGATGAATGTTGCTATAAAACTGGAGCCATTTAAGTGAAATTGAATTGACCTGAAATGTGTTCCAAGAATAAATTTGACTAATAGCAAAACCGGCAATGATGGATTGATTTTTGTGTCCttaaattattcaaattaaaacagatgTGCTCGcaaaaataataacacacacacacacacacacacacacacacacacacacacacacacacacacacacacacacacacacacacacacacacacacacacacacctgtaaaaTAAAGGACTCATAGAAACTCCATATACACCACTGCAGCCAGACCGGTCTCTTACAGTTATGTGCCATCAGGGTGGAAGAGTGGAAATAGGCTCAAGTATCTTTGCTGGTTATAGTGGGTGGATGGCCTTTTATTCCTGTGTTACAACAAAGTATCTATCCTTTTTGTCAAAAGGTGTCACCATCATCATTTTTTGCTGTCTATGAATCCCTGCATTAACACATGTCCTTTCCACCCAGGCTTCGTTTTTCAAATGCTAAGAAAGGGAAAAGATACACCAGGCACAAGTCTGAATTGTTGTGCACAATGACGCCTCATTTACACATTAATTATAGCACCAAGTTGAAGAGCCTGTGAGAAGAACTCATTTGGAGATTTTGAGATGCCTGCTATCTTTTCAGACAATTGAATGTCTTCGAAAAGTCAGTCACGACAGGCAGAGGTTGGTTATTCATCCCTGGATTTTAAATCAGAGCAGAAAATGTTCTAATTATTAAAGGCTCTGGGGCACGGGAGGTCAGCTTTGGTGGATTAGGCAATTTCCAGA
The window above is part of the Archocentrus centrarchus isolate MPI-CPG fArcCen1 chromosome 14, fArcCen1, whole genome shotgun sequence genome. Proteins encoded here:
- the capn5b gene encoding calpain-5 isoform X3, encoding MFTSVKAFEGQQYSTLKRQCLQSGLLFEDPRFPATDDSLFYQGNRIGRVVWKRPRELCEDPHLFVDGISAHDLHQGQLGNCWFVAACSSLASRESLWQKVIPDWKEQEWDTEKPDSYAGIFHFRFWRFGEWVDVVIDDRLPTVDNQLVYCHSNDSNEFWSALVEKAYAKVYGCYEALDGGNTADALVDFTGGVSEPVDLLEGQMATDEAARNQLFERVLKVHNRDGLISCSIRATTIEDMEARLDCGLVKGHAYAVTDVRKVRLGHGLLAFFKSEKLHMIRMRNPWGEKEWSGPWSDSSEEWNKVSKSEREKLGVTVQDDGEFWMTFDDFCQYFTDLILCRLINTSYLSIHKTWEEEVMRGSWIHRQDPLRNRSGGCINHKATFLQNPQYVFDVKKVEDEVLICLQQKEKRATPKEGKSENLAIGFDIHRVELNRKYRMHTAQQKVAGSIYINSRCVFLRKELKEGRYVIIPTTFDPGQQGDFLLRVFTDVPSDCKELTLDEPPQTCWTGMCGYPQLVTQVHVMNAEGLQGQDSNGELHCLNPKKRARVQTKARAVDPYVIITCEGERVRSPVHKDTRCPNFDIKGLFYRKKPKEGIHIEHSEAGDSSQTTRHPAHH
- the capn5b gene encoding calpain-5 isoform X4, with translation MFTSVKAFEGQQYSTLKRQCLQSGLLFEDPRFPATDDSLFYQGNRIGRVVWKRPRELCEDPHLFVDGISAHDLHQGQLGNCWFVAACSSLASRESLWQKVIPDWKEQEWDTEKPDSYAGIFHFRFWRFGEWVDVVIDDRLPTVDNQLVYCHSNDSNEFWSALVEKAYAKVYGCYEALDGGNTADALVDFTGGVSEPVDLLEGQMATDEAARNQLFERVLKVHNRDGLISCSIRATTIEDMEARLDCGLVKGHAYAVTDVRKVRLGHGLLAFFKSEKLHMIRMRNPWGEKEWSGPWSDSSEEWNKVSKSEREKLGVTVQDDGEFWMTFDDFCQYFTDLILCRLINTSYLSIHKTWEEEVMRGSWIHRQDPLRNRSGGCINHKATFLQNPQYVFDVKKVEDEVLICLQQKEKRATPKEGKSENLAIGFDIHRVELNRKYRMHTAQQKVAGSIYINSRCVFLRKELKEGRYVIIPTTFDPGQQGDFLLRVFTDVPSDCKELTLDEPPQTCWTGMCGYPQLVTQVHVMNAEGLQGQDSNGELHCLNPKKRARVQTKARAVDPYVIITCEGERVRSPVHKDTRCPNFDIKGLFYRKKPKEGIHIEGDRVHSHRSAAL